The sequence TAGTTTCCTGTTTAACATAGCATAGTCTTTTAGTCTAATTAGTAATACATCAAAATTATCTTCATCTATATCGCTAGCATTTTCAAAAATCTCTACGCTACCTTTCATATACTTAATATATTCTTTTGCTATAGTATTATATGCATGGTGAGCTGAATCGGTAAGAATAGCAAACCTAGTACCCCTTACATCTTTATATCTCTCTCTTCCATCTGATTTTTCTGTCTCTTTAAATGTTAAAGTAAAGTAAAATCTTGAACCTTTTCCCTCTTCTGATTCAACTTCTAATATACCGCCCATCATAGATACATATTTTGAACAAATTGTAAGACCTAGACCTGTACCACCATATCTTCTTGTTATGGTTGAGTCTGCTTGTGAGAAAGCACTAAAGATATTTTCAAGTCTGTCTGGCGATATACCAATACCATTATCTTTTACACTAAAGCTAATTTTTGCCTCACCTTCAATATCAGATTGCAAGCGACTAATTTCAACAAGTATAGTGCCGTTAGTAGGAGTAAACTTAACAGCATTGCTCATTAGGTTAATTAAAATTTCTTTAATTTTCGGAACATCTCCATATAAATGATTTACTAAACTAGGATCAATGTATGATAGCAAATCAATATTCTTCTCGCTAGATTTTGCAGCATAAACTTCAATAGCGCTTTCAAAATCTGAAATTGGGTCAAATAGAATATCTTCAATTTCAATTTTATTACTTTCAATTTTGGAAACATCAAGAATATTATTTATAATGGTTAACAGGTTTTCAGAGCTTTTTTCAACGGTTTCAACATAGTCTCTTTGTTCCTCATCAAGTTCTGTGTTGCTAAGAAGTTCAGTAAATCCTAAAATACCATTTAGAGGTGTTCTAATCTCATGGGACATATTTGCAAGAAAGATTGATTTGGCTTTGTTGGCTTCTTCAGCTGCTTGTTTTTCTCTTGCTATGGCATCAACTGCATCCTCGATAACTGAATAAGCCCTAGTTAGACCTTCAGATGTTCTTAAGTCAATATGAATGTCTTGGTTTGAAATATGCCCAATATTGCCAAGAACCCCATCAAGTTCTTCTATATTTCTTTGGAATCTTCTAATAACTATAATAGCCATAAATAATAGTATCAATGCGGCTATAGCAACTCCAATAGATATAAATAGCTGAGTTTTGATTCCTTCTTGATATGCTTTTTCTTTTGCATTTAGTTCACCATCAATTTTTTCAGCTATTTGTTGGATTAGTTTAACTTTATCACTTGCAGCAGCAAACCATTCCATAGCTGCAACGCTATAGTCACCAGTTAAGGCTTCTTGTTGAAGCTGAACACTAAGATAGTTAGCATTTGAAATTGTGTTTTGAGAAGCAGGGGATGATAAAAATTTTTCTATATCTTCTTTTACATCTGATTTTGGTAGAGTGTTATATGATATTATATTACTTTGACTTGCTATCTTTCTCCATGTATTTAGAGTTTCAAAATTTAAGTTTTCACCTTTTGAAAGTATAGATAAAACATAGTCTCTTTCAAAAGCTGATGTAATAGCTGTTTGATAAGTTAAGACAAGGTTAGAAATTAAAGCTGCAATTTCTGGTGTTGTTGCATTTTCTTGTGCGTTTTTTAGATATTCAAAATAGGTATCATCTAATTCTTTAAAATATTTTAAAAATAAATCTTGAAATGAAGTTTCGAAACTATCAATATTTTTTCTTATATTACCTAGCTGATTTGCAAAATCAGTAATTTTTTGTATTTGCTCAGGTGTATCTTGATTTACAAAATATAAAATAATATCTTTTTTCTGATCATTTGCATTATTTACATAGTTATTAAATTCACGGATTACCTTATCAGTTTTTTGTCTTTGAATATTAAGAATTTCTCCAACATTAAATCTACCAGCACTAGCAGAATATATTGCACTAATACCTCTTTCTTGACCTATTTGATCAGTAACAGCTCTGGCGTTATTAATATTTTTCATTGTATATCGCAGATTTGCTGCAGATTTATAGTTTTCGTAAGAAAAATATAGATAGTAGCCAACTATTGCTAAAATAATCGCTAGGGGAATACCCATTGCCATTTTAAGAATTGAAGTTGTATTTAGCTTCATAGTTCATCCCTTTTTGTAATGATTTTATTTATTTTTGTAATGATATCGTTATATTTTGTAAAAGTCACTGAAATTTCATTAATATTTGCATTTTCTAAATTAATAATTGCTTCAACCAAAGGTTTTAGCCCCAATGATTCTGCTGGCTCTTTTAGGCTTAGTAGTATGTATGATGATTGTTTTTTATCACCTAGCGTTAAAGATTCATATAATATTTTCTCTTTTGACTTAGCTTCTTCTAGAAATTCTGACAAAATAATTTTGTAATTAATATAATCTAAATCTATATTTTTAGCTTTTTTACTGAGCCACTCCTCATTTATATAGTTATAATCCAACAAACTCTCAATTTTATCAACTTCTATAACATCTATTGCATAGCATATAGTTTTATTTATATTATAGAAATAGTCCATACTAAATTTTAGATTTAACTTTTTTTGCTTATCAGTTTTAAACACCACATAAATATATTTTTTTTTATTTTTTAACATATAGTCTATAAAATGATTATACGAACCTAAATCAAAATCAGCTTCTATAAAAAAACTAGTTATATCATCATGCTGTGCTTGAAAACTTCCAAAATCAAAAAAACCAAAAGAATTTAATAGTTTTTTTGATATTCCTACAAGTTTATAATTTGAATCATACAGTATCAATTAAAGTTCCTTCATTAAGAAAATTTTTAAACTATTTTACCATATATAGTTTTAAAAATTAATATTTTATTTAAAATTTTAGTTTTTCTGCACTAATTTTACCTATAATTTCTGAAATTTCATCAAAATTTGCCTTATAAACATTTTCAAAAGTTCCAAAATAATCAATTAATTTTTGAATTTTACCATCACTTAAACCTAAATTTTTTAAATTTGAACGATTTATATCTAGATTTCTTTTTATTTTTTGATGAAAACTTATGGCAAATCTATGAGCTTCATCTCTTAATTTTTGGATAAATTGCAGTTTTTTATCACTAGGTGGCAATGTAAAAGTTCCATTTAATGTATAAATTTTGTCTTTTGCGTTTCCTTTTGCACGGTAAGCTTTTGCATCTACTTTTTCTTTTGAAATCGCTATTAAATCGATATTTGCCCCAGTACTTTTAACAATATCATTAGCTAAGTTTAAAAGTGCTATTCCGCCATCAATAACCCATAAATCAGGAGGGTTTAATTTCTCAAATCTTTGTGCACGCATAGTTAAAAATTCGCTCATTTGATCATAATCGCTATTAGAGCTTAGATGCATATGGCGGTAGTTTGATTTGTTAAAACCATCTTCATTATATGCTATCATAGCACCAACAGGAGCACTTCCAAACATATGTGAATTATCGTAAGCTTCTATGTTTAGTGGTAAATTTGAGAGTTTGAAATACTCTTTAATCTCATTTAAAAGTTGATATCCATCTGTTTTTAGATGTTTTTTTATATTAATCTCTCCGTTTTTATAAGCAATATCACAAATTTTTCTTTTTTCACCTATTTTTGGGTACAAAACTTCAAATTTTTTATTATGTCTAGATGTTAGAATTTGGCTTACTAGCTCTCTGTCTTCAAAATCCTCATAGACATAAATTTTATTTACAGATATAGGCGAGCCAACAGGAAATGCATCAAGAACAACTTGCTTGTAAATTTCATTTAAATCAGACTCATCGGCTAATTTTGAGTTAGTAATGTTAAAGTTTGAGTTCGATATTTTACCATCTCTAATGCTAAATCTAACCGAGCTTATAAGTTTGTTAGCTGAGTTTATCGCAATAACTTCAAAATCTTCAAGTTTTGCTAAATCAACTTCAACTTTAATATCCAAATCTTTTAGTAACCCAATCTTATCTCGTAAATTTGCTGCTTCTTCGTAGTTTTGATTTTCTGCTAATTGCATCATTTTTTCATGCAAAGCACTTATCATACTTTTTGGATTTTTAAGTGCAGTTATTGCATTATCAACTATTTTAGCATATTCCTCTTTTGAAATTTTGTTTTCACAGGGTGCGTAACACCTATCTATTTGGTAAAAAAGACAAGATTTTTTACCTTTAATGCAACTTGCTTTTTGAACCAGTTTAAACTGCATATATAAAATTTCTAAAATTTCCTTAGCGCCCCTAAAATATGGTCCAAAATACTTTATATTTACCCCTTTTACAACTTTTCTAGTTATTGTAAATCTAGGAAAATCTTGATTTAAATCTATATAAATATAAGGATAAGTCTTATCATCTCTTAATAAAATATTATATTTTGGATGAAGTTGTTTTATAAAAGAATTTTCAAGTATTAAAGCATCGCTTTCGCTAGCTGTAACTACATACTCTAAATTTACAGCCTCGCTTAGCATTTTAGCTATTCTTGAACTTACATTTTTATTTATTCCAAAACTAGGTGTAAAAGAAAAATAGCTTCTAACTCTGTTTTTTAAAATTTTAGCTTTTCCTACATATAGTAGTTTGCCATTTTTATCAAAATACTGATAAACTCCAGGTAAATTTGGAAGTGTTTTAATCTGTTTTGCTAGCAATTATTAGTTTCCTAATCTCTTCAAAAATTTCAAAAGCCTTTTTATCTTTAATGTTATTTTTAAATTTACCACTACTTTTTTCATAGTAAATGTGCTGAGTTTCTCTCTCTTTTTGCAAAGTTTGCATCATTTTTATTTTTCTTTTCATATAGTTTGTGGCTACAAAAATTCTTATATCACTAGCATTTTTTAGTTCTGAATTTGGTCTAGCCATTAAAAACATTTTTAATAAGTCTTTTATGTTTTTTATATTACTATCTCTTTTAAGTTCTTGAAGCCCTGCATTATGCTTGCAGGCTATATAGAGAATTTCATTTTTTTGATATATAAATGCAATGACTTTTTGATGGGTTTGGCTAAAAAGCTTTAAAAAATCATTTAAGTCTTCATAATTTTTATAAAGGGTTGAGTTTTGAATTTCAGTAATTACACATTTGGCACTTTTCATAAGTGTATTTTAGCATTATTAATATTAATTTTTGTTGTAGGTTGTGGCTATAAAGGACCACCTGTTTATACAGAAGGTGAGATAAGTATAAAGCACACAAGCAATTGGTAAAAATAAATTTAGATATATTTTGATATACTAACCTGTAAATTTATAAATAGGAATTTTAATGAGAACAGCAGACATAGTTATACTTGATTTTGGATCACAATACACACAGTTAATCGCAAGAAGATTAAGAGAACAAGGCGTTTATGCCGAACTTATACCATTTAATACAAGTTTAAATGATATAAAAGCAAAAGAGCCAAAAGGTATTATTTTAAGTGGTGGTCCAGCTAGTGTTTATGCAAAAGATGCTTATTTTAGTGATGAGGGCATTTTTGAGCTTGGAATTCCAATACTTGGAATTTGCTATGGAATGCAACTAATTGCACACCATTTTGGTGCAAGTGTTGTAGCTGCAAAGGAAAAAGAGTATGGAAAAGCACAAATTTTCTTCAAAAAAGAGCATGAGCTTTTTAAAGATACAAAAGATGGTCAAGTTGTTTGGATGAGCCACTCTGACAAGGTTGAAAATTTGCCTGAGGGTTTTGAAGTTATTGCATACTCTGAAAATAGCGAGTATTGTGCTTATGGAGATGATGAAAGAAAGATATATGCCTTGCAATTTCACCCAGAAGTTGCACATTCTACATTTGGAAATACAATACTAAAAAACTTTGCAAAATACATTTGCAAATGTGAAAGCACTTGGAATATGGGAAGTTTTGCAAAACTACAAAGCCAAAAGATAAAAAATCTAGTTGGAGATGACAAAGTTCTATGTGCTGTAAGTGGTGGGGTTGATAGCTCTGTTGTAGCAGCTTTGCTAGGAAGTTGTATAAAAGATAATTTGATTGTAGTTTTTGTGGATAATGGACTTTTAAGAAAAGATGAAGCAAAGCATGTTCAAGAAACTTTTAAAACAAGACTTGGGATAAATTTGATAAGCATTGATGCTAGTGAGACATTTTTAAGTAGGTTAAAAGGTGTAACAGATCCAGAACAAAAAAGAAAAATTATAGGCAACACATTTATAGAGATATTTGATAAAGAGGCAGCTAAACATACAGATGTGAAATACCTAGCACAAGGAACACTTTATAGTGATGTGATAGAAAGCAGTGTAGCTGGAGCTAGTAAAACTATAAAAAGTCATCACAATGTTGGCGGTCTTCCAAAAGATATGAAATTTAAACTAATTGAGCCTTTAAGAGAGATATTTAAAGATGAAGTTAGAGCCCTTGGTTTGGAACTTGGCTTGAGTAGGGATTTGGTTTTTAGACATCCTTTCCCTGGACCTGGTCTTGCTATAAGAATTATGGGTGAAGTTACTGAGGATAGACTTGAGCTTTTAAGAAAAGCTGATGTGATTTTAAGACAAGAGCTAAAAAGCACAGGTTGGTATGATAAAACTTGGCAAGCATTTTGTGTGCTTTTAAATGTCCATAGTGTAGGAGTTATGGGTGATAATAGAACTTATGAAAATGCAGTTTGTTTAAGAGTTGTTGATGCGAGCGATGGAATGACTGCGAGTTTTTCAAGGCTTCCTTATGAGTTTTTGGAAAATGTAAGTCGCCGTATAATAAACGAAGTTGAAGGAATAAATAGAGTAGTTTATGACATCTCTAGCAAGCCACCTGCAACAATTGAATGGGAATAAAATAAGTAATGTTTTTAATATATAATCAAAATATAAAATTATATTTTGATTATATGTGAGTTTAATAACCTAACTAAGATGGAAAATGAAATTAAAAGGATTGACTATAAATAATTCAGTGACAGAAAAATTTATGGGAACTTCTTTTTGTAATAAAAACAAATTTATAGAAAATACTACTTTAAACTTATCAACTGCCAATAATCATATTAATGTTAAACCTTTTATTAAGTGGGCTGGTGGTAAGTCTGCTTTGCTTGAGGATATAAGAAAATTCTATCCTAATAACTTGGGAAAAAATATAAACAAATATTGTGAGCCCTTTGTAGGTGGAGGAGCGGTATTGTTTGATATATTATCCAAATATAATATCGATGAGATTTATATTAGCGATATTAATAATGAGCTTATAAATGTATATAAAACTATAAAATTTAATGTTTTACAATTGATTGATATTTTAAGCAAAATTCAAAATGAATATATTTCATTAGATACTGAAAAAAGAAAAGAATATTACTATCTAAAAAGAGATGAATTTAATGATTACATAAGTAAAAAAACAGATGATATTACTTATGGTTCTGCTTTGTTTATATTTCTAAATAGAACTTGTTTTAACGGTTTATATAGAGTAAATAGTAAAGGGTTGTTTAATGTACCTATAGGTTCATACAAAAATCCTAAAATTTGCGATGAATATAATTTGAAGAATATTTCTGCAAAATTAAAGAATGTGAATATATTCTGTGCTAAATATGATAAATCCATAGATTTTATTGATGAGAATACTTTTGTGTACTTTGATCCACCATATAGACCGATTACTGAAACTTCAAGTTTTACATCTTATGACAAATCAGATTTTGGAGATAATGAACAAATTGAATTATCAAAATATTATAAAAAAGCAAGCGAAACAGGAGCTGTATGTGTATTGAGCAATTCAGATCCTAAAAATGCTGATAAAGATGATAATTTTTTTGACGATTTGTATAAGGATTTTAATATCAATAGAATTAAGTCCAAAAGAAGAATCAATTCTAATGCTATTAATCGTGGAAATGTTAGTGAATTACTCATTACAAGCAATAAGGAGAATAGTAATGATTAAACATGGAACAGGAGGAGCAAATACAACAACAGGGTTAGTGTTTGAAGGAAAAACAGATCTTGTGACTTTTCTAAAGGCTCAAAAAGATTATAGAGTTGAAAAAGGAAAATATAATCAATCTTTTGATGTATACTTCAAAAATAATTTTGTTGGAAGGATCTTAAAGAAACATTCATTTTATAAATTTTTAGAAGAATATAATATTAATTGGCAAGATATTATATCAAAGAAATTACTTCCAGACGATAGTATTTTTGTTATAGTCAAAAATACCATGTATATCATAGAATGTAAATTTCAACAAATTCCAGGTTCAGTTGATGAAAAATTACAAACTTGTGATTTTAAGAAGAAACAATATCAAAAATTACTATCTAGGGCAAATATTGAAGTTGAATATATGTATTTATTATCTGATTGGTTTAAAGATTCTAAATATAAAGATGTTCTTGACTATATTATAAGTGTAAGATGTCAATATTACTTTGAATATATCCCGCTAAAAAAACTTGGTTTACCAGTTCCAAAAGATAAGAAAAGGTCTATTAAATGAGTAGAGTATTTGAAAAATGGTTAAATGGTTTTAAAAAGAGTATAGCATCCTATGGTTATTATACAGATTTTAAAAAAGTTTATAAAAATGTTGATGATATAAAGATTGAACTAAATATACTTAATTCTTTAATTGGTTCAAAAATATTGAAAAAGAATTTATTGATTTAGTTAATAAATATCCCGAAACTTTAAAATGTATCCCGATTCTTATAGCGGTAAGAGCCAATGAAATATATGCAGTTGATGCTGATGGTGAGTTTAATTATTCGTTTAAAAAGATGAACTATTCGCCTGAGCAATATGCTGTTTTTATGAGAAAATCAGGATTATTTGATTTACTTGAAGAACATATTGTTAATAATTTATATGATTATGCAACAGGAGTTGAAACTGGACTTGGATCCAATGGTAGAAAAAATCGTGGTGGACATTTGATGGAAGATTTGGTTGAAAGTTTCATCATTAAAGCTGGATTTAAAAAAGAAAAAAACTATTTTAAGGAAATGTATATTAATGAAATAGAATCAAGATGGAACATTGATTTATCAGAGATATCCAATCAAGGAAAAATGGAAAAACGCTTTGATTATGTTGTAAAAACAGAGAATCAAATTTACTTAATAGAAACCAACTTTTATGCAAGTGGTGGTTCAAAACTTAACGAAACAGCAAGAAGCTATAAGACAATAGCAACAGAAGTAGATAGAATTGATGGAGTTACATTTGTTTGGTTTACAGATGGCGAAGGCTGGAAAAGTGCAAAAAGAAATTTAGAAGAAGCCTTTGATGTAATGGAACATATTTATAATATAGATGATATGAAAAATGGGATAATGGAAAGAGTGTTTGAATAAAGGGATAATATATGAAAATAAGTGAAAATTTATCTGACAAAGAAATAAAACAATTACAAAAAACATTATATGAGTATTTTGAAACTGGATATCATTTTGAAGAATTTTTAAAGGAATATTTGATTAAAATGGGGTTAGATGAGGTTCAAGTTACGCAAAGATCTAAAGATGGAGGAATTGATTTAAAAGCTATCAGGAAAGGTGTTGGTGATTTTAGTGATATTGATATAATTCATTATTATGTTCAAGCAAAAAGATATAAAATTTCTAGTAAAATAAGTGTTAATAAAGTTAGAGAGCTTAAAGGAACAATTCCTTTTGGATATAAAGGAATGTTCATCACGACTTCATTCTTTACTAATGATGCTAAAAGCGAAGCAATTAATGATCCTTCCAAGCCTGTTGTATTAATTAATGGAGAGGCACTAATAAGAAGTTGTATTGATAATCAAATTGGTTTTGTCTATTTGCCAAAATTTAGTGCAAAGGAAATGGATAGTTTTTTAAAACATGATTCTGACTATGTTAAATATAAAGCCAAAAATTATATTGAAAAAATTATTACAGCAAATGATATAAGAGCAAGAATAATCTCTTGTCCATCTGCAATAATGAGTAAGCTAGATGGAAGAGAAGAAGTTGATGTTATTATTAATGATGATAAAGAATTTACTTTTTCAATAAACAAGGGTAGAAATTATTTTGCAAAGGTTACAGAATGTTTTAGAGAATACGGACTATTATCTGATGATAATGTTATAACTCCGAGAAAAAGTAAGTGGTATTTTGATGATAAAATGGATAAAGTTTTTATTTATATAGGTAAAGAAAATGTCTAAAAAAATAAATAAATGGGAACCTGATGATTTTGAATTAGAGATGAATACCGTTTGGTCTTTCCCAAAACGAGGAGATTGGGCGACTCATGATGCTAAATGGAGAGGAAATTGGTCACCTTATATACCTAGAAATTTAATATTAAGATATTCAAAAAAGGGTGATATTATACTAGATCAGTTTGTTGGTGGTGGAACTACATTAGTTGAGGCAAAATTATTAAATAGAGATATAATTGGTGTAGATATAAATGATGTTGCATTAAATAGATGCAAAGAAAAAATTGATTTTGAATGGGAAAATGCGGGACAGGTATATCTAAAAAAAGGTGATGCAAGAAAGTTGGATTTTATTAAAGATGAAAGCATAGATTTAATTTGTACCCATCCACCATATGCTAATATTATTAAGTATAGCGAAAATTTGGAAAATGATTTATCACATTTAAAAGTTAAAGATTTTTTAGACGAAATGAAATTTGTTGCAAAAGAATGTTATAGAGTTCTAAAGAAAGATAAATTTTGCACCATACTTATGGGTGATACAAGGCAAAAAGGTCATGTAATTCCAATGAGTTTTGAAGTAATGAAGATATTTGAAGCAGAAGGCTTTAAAACAAAAGAAATTATCATAAAAGAACAACATAATTGTAAAGCAACAGGTTTTTGGAAAACAAATAGTGTTAAGTATAATTTTTTATTGTTGGCACATGAATATTTGTTTGTGTTTAGGAAGTGAAATAGTCAAATTAAAGGAGTGATTATAAATGGAAATTAAAGTAAAACAAAAGGATTATGATTTAGTAAAAAAATAAGTATAACTTATGCTGATTCTTTTAAAATAAAGGATAGCTCTTTAGATGAAAATGACAAAGCAAGAATAGGCTTTTATTTTCTAGCTTTGGAACTAATTTTAGGAATAAAAGATATAGCAGAATTGTCAACAAAAATAATAGATTCTTCTTTTCAAGAAAAGGTTAATGGAGTTATTAATGAAGATTTAGGCATTGACGCTGTACACATAGATGAAAATAATAATAGGATTTGTCTATTTAATTTTAAGTATAGAGATACATTAAAAAAGGGAAGTGCTAAAACGCCTGCTGATTTAAGATCTACAAATTCATTTTTAGGCTATATTAAAGATGATGAACGGTTTAATAAAGACAAAGAAAAAATAACTGAATTGACTAAAGAAAAGATTTATGAAATCATAGAATTTAAGAAAATCGAACCAGAATTTAAGTGTGAATTGTACATGGTTAGTAATGATTGTACGGTTTTAGATGAAGAAGACCCTTCGGTGGTTGAATTCATTGATACTTATTCTTGGTTAGATGTTGAAAATTTTAATTTGTTAGATTTGTCCAAGGAATTGGCAATAAAACCAGATAATAATAAAGCTTCACTTATATTAAATGATAAAGAACTACTACAGCATGATATGGATGGGTATACAACTGCAAATTCATATGTTGCTAAAGTCAATATAGTTGATTTAATACGAATTACTAGTACTAATCATAAATTGAGAGAGAAGGAAAGTATAGATGAGTCTTCTATAATTTTAGAACAAGAAATTGATATAAATGTATTGTTTGATAATGTTAGGGGATATTTAGGGTCTACCAAATACAATAAAAATATTATATCTACATTGGAAGTAGAACCAGAAAAGTTTTTTCTTTTCAATAATGGGTTAACTATTACTGCAGATGATATAATTGTTAAAAAAATAAGAATGGATAAATGCTATAAAATTGAGTTAATTAACTATCAAATAGTAAATGGCGGCCAAACATTAAGGAGCA is a genomic window of Campylobacter blaseri containing:
- a CDS encoding lipoprotein — its product is MNFSNYTFGTFHKCILALLILIFVVGCGYKGPPVYTEGEISIKHTSNW
- the guaA gene encoding glutamine-hydrolyzing GMP synthase, which encodes MRTADIVILDFGSQYTQLIARRLREQGVYAELIPFNTSLNDIKAKEPKGIILSGGPASVYAKDAYFSDEGIFELGIPILGICYGMQLIAHHFGASVVAAKEKEYGKAQIFFKKEHELFKDTKDGQVVWMSHSDKVENLPEGFEVIAYSENSEYCAYGDDERKIYALQFHPEVAHSTFGNTILKNFAKYICKCESTWNMGSFAKLQSQKIKNLVGDDKVLCAVSGGVDSSVVAALLGSCIKDNLIVVFVDNGLLRKDEAKHVQETFKTRLGINLISIDASETFLSRLKGVTDPEQKRKIIGNTFIEIFDKEAAKHTDVKYLAQGTLYSDVIESSVAGASKTIKSHHNVGGLPKDMKFKLIEPLREIFKDEVRALGLELGLSRDLVFRHPFPGPGLAIRIMGEVTEDRLELLRKADVILRQELKSTGWYDKTWQAFCVLLNVHSVGVMGDNRTYENAVCLRVVDASDGMTASFSRLPYEFLENVSRRIINEVEGINRVVYDISSKPPATIEWE
- a CDS encoding restriction endonuclease, encoding MKISENLSDKEIKQLQKTLYEYFETGYHFEEFLKEYLIKMGLDEVQVTQRSKDGGIDLKAIRKGVGDFSDIDIIHYYVQAKRYKISSKISVNKVRELKGTIPFGYKGMFITTSFFTNDAKSEAINDPSKPVVLINGEALIRSCIDNQIGFVYLPKFSAKEMDSFLKHDSDYVKYKAKNYIEKIITANDIRARIISCPSAIMSKLDGREEVDVIINDDKEFTFSINKGRNYFAKVTECFREYGLLSDDNVITPRKSKWYFDDKMDKVFIYIGKENV
- a CDS encoding PD-(D/E)XK nuclease superfamily protein — translated: MIKHGTGGANTTTGLVFEGKTDLVTFLKAQKDYRVEKGKYNQSFDVYFKNNFVGRILKKHSFYKFLEEYNINWQDIISKKLLPDDSIFVIVKNTMYIIECKFQQIPGSVDEKLQTCDFKKKQYQKLLSRANIEVEYMYLLSDWFKDSKYKDVLDYIISVRCQYYFEYIPLKKLGLPVPKDKKRSIK
- a CDS encoding TRM11 family SAM-dependent methyltransferase — its product is MSKKINKWEPDDFELEMNTVWSFPKRGDWATHDAKWRGNWSPYIPRNLILRYSKKGDIILDQFVGGGTTLVEAKLLNRDIIGVDINDVALNRCKEKIDFEWENAGQVYLKKGDARKLDFIKDESIDLICTHPPYANIIKYSENLENDLSHLKVKDFLDEMKFVAKECYRVLKKDKFCTILMGDTRQKGHVIPMSFEVMKIFEAEGFKTKEIIIKEQHNCKATGFWKTNSVKYNFLLLAHEYLFVFRK
- a CDS encoding DNA adenine methylase, with protein sequence MKLKGLTINNSVTEKFMGTSFCNKNKFIENTTLNLSTANNHINVKPFIKWAGGKSALLEDIRKFYPNNLGKNINKYCEPFVGGGAVLFDILSKYNIDEIYISDINNELINVYKTIKFNVLQLIDILSKIQNEYISLDTEKRKEYYYLKRDEFNDYISKKTDDITYGSALFIFLNRTCFNGLYRVNSKGLFNVPIGSYKNPKICDEYNLKNISAKLKNVNIFCAKYDKSIDFIDENTFVYFDPPYRPITETSSFTSYDKSDFGDNEQIELSKYYKKASETGAVCVLSNSDPKNADKDDNFFDDLYKDFNINRIKSKRRINSNAINRGNVSELLITSNKENSND
- a CDS encoding ATP-binding protein; its protein translation is MKLNTTSILKMAMGIPLAIILAIVGYYLYFSYENYKSAANLRYTMKNINNARAVTDQIGQERGISAIYSASAGRFNVGEILNIQRQKTDKVIREFNNYVNNANDQKKDIILYFVNQDTPEQIQKITDFANQLGNIRKNIDSFETSFQDLFLKYFKELDDTYFEYLKNAQENATTPEIAALISNLVLTYQTAITSAFERDYVLSILSKGENLNFETLNTWRKIASQSNIISYNTLPKSDVKEDIEKFLSSPASQNTISNANYLSVQLQQEALTGDYSVAAMEWFAAASDKVKLIQQIAEKIDGELNAKEKAYQEGIKTQLFISIGVAIAALILLFMAIIVIRRFQRNIEELDGVLGNIGHISNQDIHIDLRTSEGLTRAYSVIEDAVDAIAREKQAAEEANKAKSIFLANMSHEIRTPLNGILGFTELLSNTELDEEQRDYVETVEKSSENLLTIINNILDVSKIESNKIEIEDILFDPISDFESAIEVYAAKSSEKNIDLLSYIDPSLVNHLYGDVPKIKEILINLMSNAVKFTPTNGTILVEISRLQSDIEGEAKISFSVKDNGIGISPDRLENIFSAFSQADSTITRRYGGTGLGLTICSKYVSMMGGILEVESEEGKGSRFYFTLTFKETEKSDGRERYKDVRGTRFAILTDSAHHAYNTIAKEYIKYMKGSVEIFENASDIDEDNFDVLLIRLKDYAMLNRKLSIPIAISAKPKELQVLNIQDDNIYTISEPMNTSKIVKFMERLVKSGKITKSGPLNLDINIKQNLTQQHGSISIDDQNISIKAKEETIEKTDVGSERKTQSDVAQNLRDILRSKINESSAKQADIPTIEDVPKATIDSNLTQNDLENIKPSDDTEDDIALSFNFNEETEAQTKKIESTEKEDEGIKLDITLDQKIPDEKPEELEVFSSTNQTLETDTFVKDDNIEYVEVEEEVTVYVDEEVEVEEVVEVPKEQTSKAGDSRQYNADALVAEDNEINQKLIKHTLSSFGLNLKIVGNGKLALEQRQQRDFDIIFMDIAMPVMDGVEATKQIKAYEKEQGLNHIPIVAVTANALEGDRERFLAEGLDEYCTKPIKKDVLANMLEMFIPHKKVGANEQVTEKKIIKKKVIKKVPKKVIKKVLKPVKKEIASNRHSESFEELEKKSESTSKDILLCKKTKLENQIFYAVLKQFSNKIDTANNMEDLLKLLKTNSYKVVMVDHKIVDHNLNEFEKLTSQDNIKTVLFANPEDESVHLLEDSFTEVVNSKIKKSGLENLAKKYI
- the uvrC gene encoding excinuclease ABC subunit UvrC, encoding MLAKQIKTLPNLPGVYQYFDKNGKLLYVGKAKILKNRVRSYFSFTPSFGINKNVSSRIAKMLSEAVNLEYVVTASESDALILENSFIKQLHPKYNILLRDDKTYPYIYIDLNQDFPRFTITRKVVKGVNIKYFGPYFRGAKEILEILYMQFKLVQKASCIKGKKSCLFYQIDRCYAPCENKISKEEYAKIVDNAITALKNPKSMISALHEKMMQLAENQNYEEAANLRDKIGLLKDLDIKVEVDLAKLEDFEVIAINSANKLISSVRFSIRDGKISNSNFNITNSKLADESDLNEIYKQVVLDAFPVGSPISVNKIYVYEDFEDRELVSQILTSRHNKKFEVLYPKIGEKRKICDIAYKNGEINIKKHLKTDGYQLLNEIKEYFKLSNLPLNIEAYDNSHMFGSAPVGAMIAYNEDGFNKSNYRHMHLSSNSDYDQMSEFLTMRAQRFEKLNPPDLWVIDGGIALLNLANDIVKSTGANIDLIAISKEKVDAKAYRAKGNAKDKIYTLNGTFTLPPSDKKLQFIQKLRDEAHRFAISFHQKIKRNLDINRSNLKNLGLSDGKIQKLIDYFGTFENVYKANFDEISEIIGKISAEKLKF